CTGCAGCATAACTCCCTGCCCCTGTAATTCACCCAGGCACTTTAGCCTGCAATCTAACAGTGGATTTTGGGGGGAATTGTATTGTAAAGTTAAGCGGCAGTTGTTAGCTCCGGGACAACGGCCCTGGCATATCTGCTCCTCCTCACGCTCCGCACAAGGTCCGTGTTTCCATGGCGACTGTCCGTAGGCTATTTCTGCGCTCCTCATTCCTTATCTGTTCTTCACTGCTATTGCGTCACATCTTCAATATCTGCCCCCACGGCCATCGTGGGCCAaaacccctccctcctttcctcattccctcccttcctccctccttcactcaaCTACCAAATGAAATGCGCCGTGTAAACAGAGTAGAGCAAAGACAAGGCGGTGTTGTGATAAATGGACGATGAGAGAGGTGCCACCTAAAGGCCTTGGGTTGTGTTTTTTCCCTGACAAACATGGCCGAGAAGATCAGAGTAGGAGCCTCTCAGAAATCAGAAGACTAGCTCCTCCATTAGCTGCTGTGTAAAGGGATACGGGTTGGAGTTTTCAAGCTGCTTGCTGGATCAACTTCTCCTCTAGCTCATCTAGAAGCCTACCAATGGACTGCTGATGCAGTTCAATGAGCAATTACACCTCCCTGTTTACTACAGACTGACAGTACAGACGGTTAGCCTCCTGTGTTGGCCGACCAGGGTCACGCTGAATTACATGCGAGCTTTATCTGCGCTAACAGACGGGCTATCAGCCCACGAGTGTCTGTGACCCTAGGGTGATGCCAAGGTAACGCGACAGTGCTGCTGATCTAGATCATTAACACATTACTGTAGGGCCGTGGAGCCTCCCCTTCATTCTCCCACATCTTCTGCTGCACTGCCATTCCCCCCATGTCTAAAGAGAGACAAATGAGATATGTCGAGAGGAGAGACGAATgtgccagagaaagagagagagaggagaagagagaggagaatgtaagagaggaaggagaaagggggagggagagtaggatgagaggtgaaggagaggggttggaagaatgagagcgagagagagagagagagagaggtgagaaaagagagagggggggtaggagggggagagtgatagagtgtaGATAGAGTGAAAGAGATACAgcgtgagaggagggagagagagaagagagcgagagtgtgagggagggagggagggagggagggagggagggagggagggagggagggagggagggagggaggaagacctTCATCTTAATTTAAGTGAAGGATGTATAGTTGTTGATTAGGAGCCGGGAAAATGCATGTTCAGTCATTTGGCCGTCTGGTTCCCGAGGCATGTTGGCCTCACTGCTCATTTCATTAACCGCCAAGTCATGGGGACATCTGTATCTCATCTAATTTGAGTGACAGGAAGGGTACAGTGTAATACGACGATCCTCCCTCTTCATCAGTTTTATGTAATGTAGCTGTGATAATATTCGAGGGCTGTGAATATATCCAAAGGAATAAGGAAACACCAGGGCATCTGGGATATTATAATGACCTTCAAACATTTTGATAAAAATTCTCAAACAAGGCAGTATTATATTTTCATCTGAAATGGCCCTATCGTCAAATGGAAGCTGTGTTAATCTATTCTGTTGCTGCACTCATATTTGGAAACGGTCCGAACATGGTTTGAATGTAGAGAATTCATTTGAGTAGATGAGTTTGCAGTGAACCATTCTTCCCCCAACatcacacagaggtgaaataaaaattggAGCTAAAAAGCTCATTCAGATTTGTTTTTCTTGATTTAGCCACtagacatatattttttaaataaataatttctGTTTTGTAAAGACACTTTTTCAAATAGAACACCCATTTCGAAAGATGTTGATCCATTTGATCGTTAACATCATCAGTCAAGTCAGTGTCAAGTCATTCCCACACTAATCCTTACCATTCTGTCCATGATACTTCCTGTATGAGATAGCTGATATCGGATTCCTCTAATGAATCTCAATCAAATTTGGGTCTCTTGCACATTGTCTTTTGAGCTGGCTTGAATCAGTAAAGGTTCCTGTGTGTGGGAGTGGTGGTAGGTGCTCCTGTAAGTGTTGTAATGGTTGTAATGCTCCAATGGGGGCAGGTGTAAGTGGGTCTCCATGGCAGCGACACCGGCGAGCTCCTCCTCCACTGTGATGACCTCCATGGAGGAGGCGGGGCCATCGGGGTCCTGCTGGTGGTTCTGCTTCCTCATCTTGTAGAAAATGACCAGCAAGACGGCGGCCATGAGCGTGATGGCCACAAAGCAGCCGATGATGATCTTGGTGGTCTTCATCACCTCCTCCAAGCCGCGGTCCCCCTCCCCgtccaggtccagaacagagacAGTGTAGGTCCGCTCTGTGGTCCTGGTCTGGACTGGAGGCCCCCTGGTGGTCGAAGATGATACCCAGCCAATCGGTGGAAGAGCAGGAGTCTGGCTGTCGTCGACTGTCTCTGTGGTCTCCACGGTGACTGTGGTGAAGTAGGTGACGCCGCTGTTCTCCACCGAGGTGACGTTGAGCACGGCAGAGGCAGAGATGTTGCCCGCCGTGTTGCTCACCATGCAGGTGTAAGTCCCCGTGTCCTGCATGGTGACGGTGGTGAAGTTCAACGTCCCGTCGTTGAGGACGGCCAGGCGCACCTTGTACGCCCCGTGGGTCACCAGAGACCCGTTGGGGGTGAGCCAGCTGACCGAGGTCAACGAGCTCGTTCTGCACTTGAGCTCAGCCGCCATGCCCTCTGTGACGTTGCGGTCCGCCGGCGGCTCCACGATGACAGGCACATCGCACTGGAAGTAGCTGTGCTCTAGCTCGCCGATGTAGCGACCCCTGTAGTTTGCTGGGGTGTGGCAGCGGGCACAGCAGCTGGTGTTGGCAGGCACTGTCTCCTTCAGCCACCAGCTAAGCCACAGGATGTCACAGTTACAGTTCCAGGGGTTATGGTGCAGATGGACTCTCTCCAGGCGGTGCAGGGGGGTGAAGAGGTCATGGGGCAGCAGGGTGAGGTTGTTGTGGGCCAGGTTGAGCTCCACCAGGGACTGGAGGTCGTCAAAGGAGTTCCTCTCGATGGTCTGGATCTGAGCGTGCATCATCCACAACTTCTGCAAGTTCGCCAGCCCTGCGAAAGAGCCAGGCCCTATGACAGAGATC
The sequence above is a segment of the Oncorhynchus clarkii lewisi isolate Uvic-CL-2024 unplaced genomic scaffold, UVic_Ocla_1.0 unplaced_contig_12721_pilon_pilon, whole genome shotgun sequence genome. Coding sequences within it:
- the LOC139403918 gene encoding leucine-rich repeat-containing protein 4C-like, producing the protein MLITMISSLQRQTMRDPRLRGARSYPLFVLLLALQILAVAGLVRAQTCPSVCSCSNQFSKVICTRRSLRDVPDGISTNTRYLNLQDNLIQVIKVDSFKHLRHLEILQLSKNHIRNIEIGAFNGLASLNTLELFDNRLTTIPNGAFEYLSKLKELWLRNNPIESIPSYAFNRVPSLRRLDLGELKRLSYISDGAFQDLSNLRYLNLGMCNLKEIPNILPLVRLEELEMSGNQISVIGPGSFAGLANLQKLWMMHAQIQTIERNSFDDLQSLVELNLAHNNLTLLPHDLFTPLHRLERVHLHHNPWNCNCDILWLSWWLKETVPANTSCCARCHTPANYRGRYIGELEHSYFQCDVPVIVEPPADRNVTEGMAAELKCRTSSLTSVSWLTPNGSLVTHGAYKVRLAVLNDGTLNFTTVTMQDTGTYTCMVSNTAGNISASAVLNVTSVENSGVTYFTTVTVETTETVDDSQTPALPPIGWVSSSTTRGPPVQTRTTERTYTVSVLDLDGEGDRGLEEVMKTTKIIIGCFVAITLMAAVLLVIFYKMRKQNHQQDPDGPASSMEVITVEEELAGVAAMETHLHLPPLEHYNHYNTYRSTYHHSHTQEPLLIQASSKDNVQETQI